From one Astatotilapia calliptera chromosome 10, fAstCal1.2, whole genome shotgun sequence genomic stretch:
- the acaca gene encoding acetyl-CoA carboxylase 1 isoform X4: protein MAQQDGAAKKIPAVAELHSRFIVGSVSEENSEDENQGKVDIQLDEKETRSLSPSSGSSDSTYEMGFDHIDGPMHNLRSSMSGLHLVKQGRDRRRIDLQRDFTVASPAEFVTRFGGNRVIEKVLIANNGIAAVKCMRSIRRWAYEMFRNERAIRFVVMVTPEDLKANAEYIKMADHYVPVPGGTNNNNYANVELILDIAKRIPVQAVWAGWGHASENPKLPELLQKHGIAFMGPPSQAMWALGDKIASSIVAQTAGIPTLPWSGTGLTVDWPENNQKKKVVNVPHDLYELGCVQDVEHGMKAAEKIGYPIMVKASEGGGGKGIRKVNSADDFPNLFRQVQAEVPGSPIFVMQLAKHARHLEVQILADQYGNAISLFGRDCSVQRRHQKIIEEAPATIATSDVFEDMEKCAVKLAKLVGYVSAGTVEYLYSQDGSFNFLELNPRLQVEHPCTEMVADVNLPAAQLQIAMGIPLHRIKDIRMLYGVQPWGDSPIDFEALSTAPSPRGHVIAARITSENPDEGFKPSSGTVQELNFRSNKNVWGYFSVAAAGGLHEFADSQFGHCFSWGENREEAISNMVVALKELSIRGDFRTTVEYLIKLLETESFQHNSIDTGWLDRLISEKMQAERPDTMLGIVSGALHVADVNLRNSVSNFLHSLERGQVLPPHTLLNTVDVELIYEGTKYVLTVTRQSPNSYVVIMNNSSAEVDVHRLSDGGLLLSYDGSSYTTYMKEEVDRYRITIGNKTCVFEKENDPSLLRSPSAGKLIQYTIEDGGHVFAGQCYAEIEVMKMVMTLTAAESGCIHYVKRAGAALEPGCVIAKLQLDDPSRVQQAELYTGTLPSIQAVALRGEKLHRVFHNTLGHLVHMMNGYCLPEPFFSAKLKEWVERVMKTMRDPSLPLLELQDIMTSVSGRIPPAVEKAIKKEMAQYASNITSVLCQFPSQQIANILDSHAATLNKKSEREVFFMNTQSIVQLVQKYRSGIRGHMKAVVMDLLRQYLKVEIQFQNGHYDKCVFALREENKGDMANVLNYIFSHAQVTKKNLLVTMLIDQLCGRDPTLTDELMAILTELTQLSKTTNAKVALRARQVLIASHLPSYELRHNQVESIFLSAIDMYGHQFCIENLQKLILSETSIFDVLPNFFYHSNQVVRMAALEVYVRRAYIAYELNSVQHRQLKDNTCIVEFQFMLPTSHPNRGNIPTLNRKMFPSVLENLKVMDTKLEETKPQDPKAPENESQDDNAEKKNASDLDTVDRMSFSSNLNHYGMVHMASVSDVLLDTSFTPPCQRMGAMVAFRSFQEFTKNITDMLSCFSDSPPQSPTFPEGGNPVLYGEEDNKSIQDEPIHILNVAIKTDSDIDDDGLAAMFREFTQSKKSLLFEHGIRRLTFLVAQKDFRKQVNCEVDQRFHREFPKFFTFRARDKFEEDRIYRHLEPALAFQLELNRMRNFALTAIPCANHKMHLYLGAARVEVGTEVTDYRFFVRAIIRHSDLVTKEASFEYLHNEAERLLLEAMDELEVAFNNTTVRTDCNHIFLNFVPTVIMDPSKIEESVRSMVMRYGSRLWKLRVLQAELKINIRLTPTGKQIPIRLFLTNESGYYLDISLYKEVTDARTGQVGPKDRQIMFQAYGDKQGPLHGMLINTPYVTKDLLQSKRFQAQSLGTTYVYDFPEMFRQALKKLWHSCQAFADLPQCPLPSELLTFTELVLDAQGQLVQMNRLPGGNEIGMVAWRMTLRTPEYPAGREIIVISNDITHKIGSFGPQEDMLFLRASEMARESGIPRLYIAANSGARIGLAEEIRHMFHVAWQDPADPYKGFKYLYLTPQDYKKVSALNSVHCEHVEDEGESRYKITDIIGKDEGLGVENLRGSGMIAGESSLAYEEIITMNLVTCRAIGIGAYLVRLGQRTIQVDNSHIILTGAGALNKVLGREVYTSNNQLGGVQIMHNNGVTHCTVCDDFEGVFTLLQWLSYMPKCKSSPVPILNAKDPIDRLVEFVPTKAPYDPRWMLAGRPSQTPKGSWQLGFFDHGSFMEIMQPWAQSVVVGRARLGGIPTGVVAVETRSVELSIPADPANLDSEAKLIQQAGQVWFPDSAFKTAQAIKDLNREGLPLIVFANWRGFSGGMKDMYDQVLKFGAYIVDGLREYKQPVLVYIPPQAELRGGSWVVIDPTINPRHMEMYADKDSRGGVLEPEGTVEIKFRRKDLVKTMRRVDPVYMGLAEKLGTPELSPPDRKELETKLKEREEFLLPIYHQVAVQFADLHDTPGRMQEKGVITDILEWQTSRQFFYWRLRRLLLEETVKRKIQVANSELTDGQIQAMLRRWFVEAEGAVKAYLWDNNEEVVAWLERQLAEEEGARSVIDENIKYIRRDHILKQIRSLVQANPEVAMDSIVHMTQHISPTQRAEVVRILSTMETSASS from the exons ATGGCACAACAGGACGGTGCTGCCAAGAAGATTCCGGCTGTTGCGGAATTGCACTCTCGCTTCATTGTGGGATCTGTGTCAGAGGAGAACTCAGAGGATGAAAACCAAGGAAAGGTGGACATACAACTGGACGAGAAGGAGACTCGCTCCTTGTCTCCATCTTCCGGGAGTTCGGACAGCACCTATGAAATGGGCTTCGACCACATCGATGGTCCTATGCACAATTTAAG atCAAGCATGTCAGGCCTGCACCTGGTGAAACAAGGACGAGATCGCAGGCGTATTGACCTCCAGAGGGACTTCACTGTTGCTTCTCCTGCTGAATTTGTCACACGCTTTGGTGGTAACAGGGTCATTGAAAAG GTGCTCATTGCAAACAATGGCATTGCAGCAGTGAAATGCATGCGCTCCATCCGCCGCTGGGCCTATGAAATGTTTCGCAATGAAAGGGCAATCCGTTTTGTCGTCATGGTGACCCCAGAAGACCTGAAGGCCAATGCAG AGTACATTAAGATGGCAGATCATTATGTGCCTGTACCCGGGGGGACTAATAACAACAACTATGCCAATGTTGAGCTCATTCTAGACATTGCTAAACGCATACCAGTTCAG GCAGTGTGGGCTGGATGGGGGCATGCCTCAGAAAACCCCAAACTCCCAGAGCTCCTTCAAAAGCATGGCATTGCTTTCATGG GTCCACCAAGTCAGGCTATGTGGGCGCTTGGAGATAAGATTGCTTCCTCCATCGTGGCTCAGACAGCTGGAATTCCAACACTGCCCTGGAGCGGAACAG GTCTGACAGTGGACTGGCCAGAGAATAACCAAAAGAAGAAGGTCGTCAACGTTCCTCACGACTTGTATGAGCTCGGCTGCGTCCAGGATGTAGAGCATGGCATGAAA GCTGCAGAGAAAATTGGCTACCCTATAATGGTGAAGGCCTCCGAAGGTGGTGGAGGAAAAGGGATCCGTAAAGTCAACTCTGCTGATGATTTCCCTAACCTGTTCAGACAG GTCCAGGCAGAAGTCCCAGGATCGCCCATTTTTGTCATGCAGCTAGCCAAGCATGCCCGTCACTTGGAGGTTCAGATTTTGGCTGATCAGTATGGCAATGCCATTTCCCTGTTTGGCAGAGACTGTTCTGTGCAGCGGCGACACCAGAAAATTATAGAAGAGGCTCCTGCTACCATCGCCACTTCTGATGTGTTTGAGGATATGGAAAAG TGTGCAGTAAAGCTGGCTAAGTTGGTGGGTTATGTAAGTGCTGGTACAGTTGAGTACCTCTACAGCCAGGATGGCAGCTTCAATTTCCTGGAGCTCAACCCTCGTCTACAGGTGGAACACCCGTGCACTGAGATGGTGGCTGATGTCAACTTGCCTGCTGCCCAGCTGCAG aTTGCTATGGGCATTCCTCTTCATCGGATCAAAGACATTAGAATGCTTTATGGCGTTCAGCCCTGGGGGGATTCTCCCATTGATTTTGAGGCTCTGTCAACTGCCCCTTCCCCACGGGGCCATGTCATTGCTGCTCGTATCACCAGTGAGAACCCAGATGAG GGTTTCAAGCCAAGCTCTGGAACAGTGCAAGAGCTGAATTTCCGCAGCAATAAGAATGTATGGGGCTACTTCAGCGTTGCAGCGGCTGGAGGGCTGCATGAGTTTGCCGACTCCCAGTTTGGGCACTGCTTCTCATGGGGAGAGAATCGTGAAGAAGCCATCTC AAACATGGTGGTTGCGCTTAAGGAGCTGTCTATCAGGGGTGACTTCAGGACAACAGTGGAATACCTCATTAAGCTGCTGGAGACAGAAAGCTTCCAGCACAATAGTATCGACACAGGCTGGCTGGACAGACTTATCTCAGAGAAGATGCAG GCGGAGCGTCCTGATACCATGCTGGGAATTGTGAGCGGTGCACTGCATGTGGCAGATGTTAATCTCAGGAACAGTGTTTCCAactttttgcactctctggaaAG GGGGCAGGTGCTACCACCACACACGCTGCTCAACACTGTGGATGTGGAGTTGATCTATGAAGGTACTAAGTACGTTCTGACAGTGACTCGTCAGTCTCCCAATTCCTATGTGGTCATCATGAACAATTCTTCTGCTGAGGTGGATGTCCATCGGCTTAGTGATGGAGGTCTTTTGCTTTCATATGATGGAAGCAGCTACACTACGTACATGAAAGAAGAGGTGGACAG GTATCGCATCACAATTGGGAACAAGACGTGTGTTtttgagaaagaaaatgatcccTCGCTGCTGCGGTCTCCTTCAGCAGGAAAACTCATTCAGTACACTATTGAGGATGGCGGGCATGTGTTTGCTGGCCAGTGCTACGCTGAAATAGAG GTGATGAAGATGGTCATGACCCTCACTGCAGCAGAGTCTGGTTGTATTCACTATGTGAAGAGGGCTGGAGCAGCTTTGGAGCCTGGCTGTGTCATTGCCAAGTTGCAACTGGATGACCCAAGCAGAGTGCAGCAG GCTGAGCTCTACACAGGGACCCTGCCTTCTATCCAGGCAGTAGCTTtgagaggagagaagctgcacagAGTTTTCCATAACACACTGGGTCATCTTGTCCACATGATGAATGGCTATTGTCTACCTGAGCCTTTCTTCAGTGCTAAG TTGAAAGAATGGGTGGAAAGGGTAATGAAAACCATGCGCGATCCTTCTTTACCACTGTTGGAGCTTCAAGACATCATGACGAGTGTTTCAGGTCGCATCCCCCCTGCTGTGGAGAAGGCCATCAAGAAGGAGATGGCTCAGTATGCCAGCAACATAACTTCTGTGCTTTGCCAGTTCCCCAGCCAGCAG ATTGCAAACATACTGGACAGCCATGCAGCTACTCTTAACAAGAAATCAGAGAGAGAAGTCTTCTTTATGAACACACAAAGCATTGTTCAGCTGGTGCAGAA GTACCGCAGCGGCATCAGAGGTCACATGAAGGCTGTCGTGATGGACTTGCTTAgacaatatttaaaagtagagatcCAGTTTCAGAATG GACACTACGATAAGTGTGTCTTTGCACTGCGTGAGGAAAACAAGGGTGACATGGCCAATGTGCTCAATTATATCTTTTCCCATGCTCAAGTCACCAAGAAGAATCTACTTGTTACTATGCTGATT GACCAGCTCTGTGGCCGTGATCCAACACTAACTGATGAATTGATGGCCATTTTGACTGAACTCACCCAGCTCAGCAAGACAACCAATGCAAAGGTGGCGCTGCGTGCTCGGCAG GTGTTGATAGCTTCCCACCTTCCCTCTTATGAGCTACGACACAACCAGGTGGAGTCAATCTTTCTCTCTGCCATCGATATGTATGGGCACCAGTTCTGCATTGAGAACCTTCAG aAACTGATCCTTTCAGAGACATCCATCTTTGACGTTCTCCCCAACTTCTTCTACCACAGTAATCAGGTAGTCAGGATGGCCGCCCTGGAG GTGTATGTTCGGAGAGCATACATCGCCTACGAGCTCAACAGTGTTCAGCATCGACAACTGAAGGACAACACATGTATAGTAGAGTTTCAGTTCATGCTTCCCACTTCACATCCCAACAG AGGGAACATCCCCACTCTAAACAG GAAAATGTTTCCTTCAGTCCTGGAAAATCTTAAAGTCATGGACACTAAATTAGAGGAAACTAAACCCCAGGACCCTAAAGCACCAGAAAATGAATCACAGGATGATAATGCTGAGAAGAAAAATGCATCAGATTTGGATACTGTGGACAG GATGTCATTCTCATCCAACCTGAATCACTACGGCATGGTGCACATGGCCAGTGTGAGCGACGTTCTGCTTGACACGTCTTTTACACCACCCTGCCAGCGCATGGGAGCCATGGTGGCTTTCCGCAGCTTCCAGGAGTTCACCAA gaACATAACGGATATGTTGAGCTGCTTCTCTGACTCTCCTCCACAAAGTCCAACCTTCCCAGAAGGAGGCAATCCCGTGCTGTACGGTGAAGAGGACAACAAG AGTATCCAGGATGAGCCTATCCATATCCTGAATGTTGCTATAAAGACTGACAGCGACATTGATGATGATGGCCTGGCAGCTATGTTCCGGGAATTCACTCAGTCAAAG AAATCTCTGCTGTTTGAACACGGCATCCGAAGGTTGACTTTCCTCGTGGCTCAAAAG GATTTCAGGAAGCAAGTCAACTGTGAGGTGGACCAAAGGTTTCAT agggaATTTCCTAAATTTTTCACATTCCGTGCCAGGGACAAG TTTGAGGAGGACCGGATCTATCGTCATTTAGAGCCTGCATTAGCATTCCAGCTGGAGCTCAACCGCATGCGGAATTTTGCTCTCACTGCCATTCCATGTGCCAATCACAAGATGCACCTGTATCTGGGTGCAGCCCGAGTGGAGGTGGGCACAGAAGTTACGGACTACCGTTTCTTTGTCCGTGCCATTATCCGCCACTCTGATCTGGTAACAAAG GAGGCCTCCTTTGAATACCTTCACAATGAAGCAGAGCGCCTGCTGCTGGAAGCTATGGATGAACTGGAGGTGGCTTTCAACAACACAACTGTGCGAACTGACTGTAACCATATCTTCCTCAACTTTGTCCCTACAGTCATCATGGACCCATCAAAG ATCGAGGAGTCTGTGCGCTCCATGGTGATGCGTTACGGCAGCCGTCTGTGGAAGCTTCGAGTCCTGCAGGCCGAGTTGAAGATTAACATCCGCTTGACTCCAACGGGGAAGCAAATTCCCATCCGCCTCTTCCTTACAAATGAATCTGGCTACTACCTGGATATCAGCCTCTACAAGGAGGTCACTGATGCCCGAACGGGACAGGTGGGGCCCAAAGACCGACAG ATTATGTTCCAAGCATATGGAGACAAGCAGGGCCCCTTGCATGGCATGCTCATCAATACACCATATGTTACCAAAGACCTGTTGCAGTCTAAACGCTTCCAAGCACAATCTCTGGGCACCACCTATGTCTATGACTTTCCAGAAATGTTCAGACAG GCTCTGAAAAAGCTTTGGCATTCATGTCAGGCTTTTGCCGACTTACCTCAGTGTCCTCTTCCTTCTGAGCTGCTCACCTTCACAGAGCTGGTTCTTGATGCTCAAGGTCAGCTGGTACAGATGAATCGACTGCCAGGGGGCAACGAG ATTGGCATGGTGGCATGGCGGATGACCCTGCGAACCCCAGAGTACCCAGCAGGACGTGAGATCATTGTCATAAGCAATGACATCACACACAAGATAGGCTCCTTTGGGCCCCAGGAGGACATGCTGTTCCTGCGAGCCTCAGAGATGGCTCGGGAAAGTGGCATCCCCCGACTCTATATTGCGGCCAACAGCGGTGCACGCATCGGTCTGGCAGAGGAAATCAGACATATGTTTCATGTGGCCTGGCAAGATCCAGCTGATCCTTACAAG GGTTTCAAGTATCTCTACCTCACACCTCAGGATTACAAGAAGGTTTCAGCTCTAAACTCAGTGCATTGCGAACATGTGGAGGATGAGGGTGAATCgag GTACAAGATCACTGACATTATAGGTAAAGATGAGGGGCTGGGTGTGGAGAATCTGAGAGGGTCGGGAATGATTGCCGGAGAATCCTCTCTGGCTTACGAGGAGATCATCACGATGAATCTG GTCACATGCCGAGCCATAGGTATTGGAGCCTATCTGGTGAGGCTTGGACAGAGGACCATACAAGTGGACAACTCCCACATCATCCTTACTGGAGCTGGAGCCCTCAATAAG GTGCTGGGCAGAGAAGTGTATACATCCAACAACCAACTCGGTGGAGTTCAGATCATGCACAACAATGGTGTCACTCACTGCACTGTTTGCGATGACTTTGAGGGAGTCTTCACTCTTTTGCAGTGGCTGTCCTACATGCCCAAG TGTAAATCTAGCCCAGTGCCCATCCTCAATGCCAAGGATCCCATAGATCGACTGGTAGAGTTTGTACCTACCAAGGCTCCTTATGACCCTCGCTGGATGTTGGCAGGACGCCCCAGTCAGA CTCCAAAGGGTTCCTGGCAGCTTGGCTTCTTCGACCATGGCTCTTTCATGGAGATCATGCAGCCGTGGGCTCAGAGTGTAGTGGTAGGCAGAGCCAG ACTCGGTGGGATACCGACTGGAGTTGTTGCTGTGGAAACCAGGTCAGTGGAACTGTCGATCCCAGCTGATCCAGCCAATTTAGACTCCGAGGCTAAG ctCATCCAACAGGCAGGACAGGTGTGGTTCCCAGATTCTGCTTTCAAAACTGCTCAGGCCATTAAGGACCTAAACCGGGAGGGCTTACCTCTCATTGTGTTTGCCAATTGGAGGGGCTTTTCTGGAGGGATGAAAG ATATGTACGACCAAGTGCTGAAATTCGGGGCCTACATTGTGGATGGGCTGAGAGAGTACAAGCAGCCAGTATTGGTTTATATCCCCCCGCAGGCTGAGCTGAGAGGAGGCTCCTGGGTCGTTATAGATCCCACCATCAACCCCCGGCACATGGAGATGTACGCCGACAAGGACAGCCG AGGTGGTGTGTTGGAGCCTGAAGGGACAGTCGAGATCAAGTTTAGAAGGAAGGATCTGGTCAAGACCATGAGAAGAGTAGATCCAGTCTACATGGGCTTGGCTGAAAAATTGG GAACCCCAGAGCTGAGCCCTCCTGATCGCAAAGAGCTTGAAACCAAACTTAAGGAGCGTGAGGAGTTTCTTTTGCCCATCTACCATCAGGTGGCTGTACAGTTTGCGGACCTCCATGACACCCCAGGTCGCATGCAAGAGAAGGGGGTCATCACG GATATCCTAGAATGGCAGACATCCCGTCAGTTCTTCTACTGGCGTCTGCGGCGTCTGCTGCTGGAGGAAACCGTAAAGAGGAAGATCCAGGTGGCCAACAGCGAGCTGACAGATGGGCAGATCCAGGCGATGTTGCGCCGCTGGTTTGTGGAGGCCGAGGGGGCTGTAAAG GCCTATCTGTGGGATAACAATGAAGAAGTGGTGGCATGGCTGGAGAGGCAGCTAGCTGAAGAAGAGGGTGCAAGATCAGTCATTGACGAGAACATCAAGTACATCCGCAGAGACCACATCCTCAAGCAGATTCGCAG ccTTGTTCAAGCCAATCCAGAGGTTGCCATGGATTCTATTGTGCACATGACCCAGCACATCTCACCTACTCAGAGAGCAGAAGTGGTACGTATCCTGTCCACTATGGAGACATCAGCATCCTCCTAG